A stretch of the SAR86 cluster bacterium genome encodes the following:
- the purL gene encoding phosphoribosylformylglycinamidine synthase — MNSIIEVSPKIIAILGAENNSEFKLNQLRQSIQLENIQDIGFQEIYFCLLNKDISRVTKKESQELFGLLNASDNQIFSALSFFLITPRIGTISPWSSKATEILKNCGLSFVERVEKGDYFSSSEKINSQDLKLAGTFLADRMTQEIILNLNDAANLFSHLQPNPVRDIDISSQQLLPLQQANLELGLALNDEEILYLFDSYSMTNKDPTDAELMMFAQANSEHCRHKIFNASWTIDGNTQPNSLFDMIRNTHINSSEGVISAYEDNAAILSGNKAERFYPRDGKYSSYKEDVDLVIKVETHNHPTAISPFSGASTGSGGEIRDEGATGIGAKPKAGLTGFSVSNLRLPSLKERWEIDEDKPDRIASPLEIMIDAPIGAASFNNEFGRPNILGYFRTYEAKTNNTHFGYHKPIMLAGGLGNIKKEHAFKKRVPVGSKLVVLGGPAMLIGLGGGSASSLSSGEGDTDLDFASVQRENPEMERRCQEVLDRCWQDENNPILFIHDVGAGGLSNAIPELVKDSGHGGLINLRDIPNSEPGMSPMEIWCNESQERYVLAIDEDDLERFSFICLRERCPYSVVGEITNGNNLEVYDSHFDNYPISISLETLFGKPPKTHLSFQSSSKNSSTLNLPEEITEDLLCEVLRHPTVASKGFLITIGDRSVTGLISRDQFVGPWQVPVADYGLCKTSFSGKSGEAMAIGERTPLSLISSKSAAKISVAEVITNIIPSGIAKLSDIKLSANWMGSPGKLDGNKDLFEAVEAIGMDLCPKWNITIPVGKDSLSMSTEWSESKNNKSVISPLSLIVSGFAAVKDISIATTPQLKADKDTSLIFIDLAKGKKRMGGSILAQVNKQMGGESPDVECLEEMPNFVEAIHKLLTDKKILAYHDRSDGGLITTLIEMSFASRLGLEINLDSVLEDNNKLVDLLFNEELGVVIQVNTKDLDYVYELLDKSSLKDHSHNLGCISTEKEINFSYRDKKILSFPLKVLIENWHKVGFEIQSLRDNPITAEAEFRHDSDINNLGLRPKINFSIPKKIQINSTRPRVAILREQGVNGQNEMAAAFNEVGFDCIDVHMTDLISARHTLAEFEGLVACGGFSYGDVLGAGGGWANSILFNKDLRTQFGDFFHNENVFSLGVCNGCQTLSLLKSLIPGATNWPDFKRNKSEKFEARLVQVSVKDSPSIFFKNMGDSIIPVPVAHGEGRVEASVSDISELNNNHHTTITYADDKASFTEEYPANPNGSLNGIAGVTNISGTVTIMMPHPERAFLKDQYSWSPDEWTHYSPWIKFFNNAREFIN; from the coding sequence ATGAACTCTATTATCGAAGTTTCACCAAAAATCATTGCCATATTAGGCGCTGAAAATAACTCTGAATTCAAATTAAACCAACTTAGACAATCTATTCAGCTGGAAAATATACAAGATATTGGTTTTCAAGAAATTTATTTTTGCCTCCTCAACAAGGATATTTCTAGAGTTACAAAAAAAGAATCACAAGAATTATTTGGCTTATTGAATGCCAGTGATAATCAAATTTTCTCAGCATTAAGTTTCTTCTTAATAACACCCAGAATAGGAACAATATCTCCTTGGTCTTCAAAAGCTACAGAAATTTTAAAAAATTGCGGACTTTCTTTCGTTGAGAGAGTTGAAAAAGGGGATTACTTTTCAAGTTCAGAAAAAATAAACTCCCAAGACTTAAAACTGGCTGGTACTTTCTTAGCGGATAGGATGACACAAGAAATTATTTTAAATTTAAATGATGCCGCTAATCTTTTTTCTCATCTCCAGCCAAACCCGGTAAGAGATATCGATATATCTTCGCAACAATTACTCCCCCTCCAACAAGCCAATCTTGAATTAGGTTTGGCACTTAACGATGAAGAAATATTGTATCTATTCGATAGCTATTCAATGACTAATAAAGATCCAACCGATGCAGAGTTGATGATGTTTGCTCAAGCGAACTCAGAACACTGTAGGCATAAAATCTTTAATGCCAGCTGGACAATAGATGGAAATACCCAGCCAAATAGTCTCTTCGATATGATAAGAAATACCCATATTAATTCTTCCGAAGGAGTCATATCTGCTTATGAAGACAATGCTGCAATTCTTTCAGGAAATAAAGCAGAAAGGTTTTACCCACGAGATGGCAAGTATTCATCATATAAAGAAGATGTTGATTTGGTTATTAAGGTAGAAACGCATAACCATCCGACTGCTATATCTCCATTTTCAGGAGCCTCCACTGGCTCTGGAGGAGAAATTAGGGATGAGGGTGCAACAGGAATTGGAGCAAAACCTAAGGCAGGCTTAACCGGATTTTCCGTTTCTAACTTGCGTTTGCCAAGCCTAAAAGAGAGATGGGAAATAGATGAAGATAAACCAGATAGAATAGCGTCACCACTAGAAATAATGATTGATGCACCTATTGGAGCGGCCTCATTTAATAATGAGTTTGGAAGACCAAATATCCTTGGTTATTTTAGAACTTATGAAGCTAAAACTAATAATACTCATTTTGGATATCACAAACCGATAATGCTAGCGGGTGGATTAGGCAATATAAAAAAAGAGCATGCATTTAAGAAGAGAGTTCCAGTTGGTTCGAAATTAGTTGTCCTTGGAGGACCTGCAATGCTAATTGGATTAGGTGGAGGTTCTGCATCATCTCTATCTTCCGGAGAAGGCGATACAGATTTAGACTTTGCTTCAGTTCAAAGAGAAAATCCTGAGATGGAAAGAAGATGTCAGGAGGTGCTAGATAGGTGCTGGCAGGATGAAAATAACCCAATATTATTTATTCATGATGTTGGTGCAGGAGGTCTCTCTAACGCAATTCCTGAACTTGTAAAAGACAGTGGACATGGTGGCCTAATTAATCTGCGTGATATCCCTAACTCAGAGCCGGGAATGAGTCCGATGGAAATATGGTGCAATGAATCTCAAGAGAGATATGTATTAGCAATTGATGAAGATGATTTAGAAAGATTCTCTTTTATTTGCTTAAGGGAGAGATGCCCCTATTCTGTTGTCGGTGAGATTACAAATGGTAATAATCTTGAAGTCTATGATTCCCATTTTGATAATTATCCTATAAGTATTTCCTTAGAGACTCTTTTTGGAAAGCCTCCAAAAACTCATTTATCTTTTCAGAGTTCAAGTAAAAATAGTTCCACATTAAATTTACCAGAAGAAATTACAGAGGATTTACTTTGCGAAGTTCTAAGACATCCAACTGTCGCAAGCAAGGGTTTTTTAATCACCATTGGAGATAGATCCGTTACAGGTTTAATCTCTAGAGATCAGTTTGTCGGCCCTTGGCAGGTTCCAGTTGCAGATTATGGCTTATGTAAAACTAGTTTTTCAGGCAAATCTGGTGAGGCTATGGCGATAGGTGAGCGAACCCCACTATCATTAATAAGTTCTAAGTCGGCCGCAAAGATTTCAGTAGCTGAGGTTATCACAAATATAATTCCTTCCGGTATTGCTAAGCTTTCAGACATAAAACTTTCTGCTAATTGGATGGGTTCACCAGGAAAATTAGATGGAAATAAAGACCTATTTGAGGCGGTAGAAGCTATTGGAATGGATCTTTGTCCTAAATGGAATATAACTATTCCTGTTGGAAAGGATTCCTTATCAATGTCCACAGAATGGTCTGAAAGTAAAAATAATAAGTCAGTAATATCTCCATTATCATTAATAGTGTCTGGTTTCGCGGCTGTTAAGGACATCAGTATTGCGACAACCCCTCAATTAAAAGCAGATAAAGATACTTCCTTAATTTTTATAGACCTAGCAAAGGGAAAAAAAAGAATGGGAGGCAGCATTTTAGCTCAAGTAAATAAACAGATGGGAGGTGAATCGCCCGACGTAGAATGCTTAGAAGAAATGCCGAATTTTGTTGAAGCTATTCACAAGCTTTTAACTGATAAAAAGATATTGGCTTACCATGACCGATCCGATGGTGGACTAATAACCACTTTAATTGAGATGTCATTTGCAAGCAGATTGGGCTTAGAGATTAACTTAGATTCCGTTTTAGAAGATAATAATAAATTAGTTGATTTACTCTTTAATGAAGAATTAGGAGTAGTAATACAGGTTAATACAAAAGATTTAGATTATGTTTATGAGCTTCTTGATAAATCGAGTCTTAAAGATCATTCTCATAACCTCGGTTGTATTTCTACAGAAAAAGAAATTAATTTTAGTTATAGAGACAAGAAAATATTATCTTTTCCTCTTAAAGTTTTAATAGAGAACTGGCATAAAGTAGGTTTTGAAATTCAGTCTCTAAGAGATAACCCTATCACTGCAGAGGCGGAGTTTAGACATGACTCTGATATAAATAATTTAGGATTGAGACCGAAAATAAATTTTTCTATACCTAAAAAAATTCAAATAAATAGCACTAGACCTAGAGTTGCCATACTTAGAGAACAAGGAGTTAATGGTCAAAACGAGATGGCTGCAGCTTTTAATGAAGTTGGTTTTGACTGCATTGATGTACATATGACTGATTTAATATCAGCAAGGCATACTCTAGCTGAATTTGAAGGTTTAGTTGCTTGTGGAGGTTTTTCATATGGCGATGTCTTAGGTGCAGGGGGTGGTTGGGCAAATAGTATTCTTTTTAATAAAGACTTAAGGACACAATTTGGAGACTTTTTTCATAACGAAAATGTATTTTCACTAGGAGTATGTAACGGATGTCAGACATTGTCTTTATTAAAATCTTTAATACCTGGAGCGACTAATTGGCCAGATTTCAAGAGAAATAAATCAGAGAAATTTGAAGCAAGATTAGTTCAAGTTTCTGTAAAAGACTCTCCTTCAATCTTCTTTAAAAATATGGGAGATTCGATTATCCCAGTTCCAGTGGCTCATGGAGAAGGCCGGGTAGAGGCATCCGTGAGTGATATTTCTGAATTAAATAACAATCATCACACAACAATTACATATGCAGATGATAAGGCTAGCTTTACCGAAGAATATCCCGCAAATCCAAATGGGTCTTTAAATGGTATTGCTGGAGTAACTAATATCAGTGGAACAGTTACTATTATGATGCCTCATCCCGAGAGAGCATTTTTGAAAGATCAATATTCTTGGAGTCCTGATGAATGGACACATTATAGTCCTTGGATAAAATTCTTTAATAATGCAAGAGAGTTTATTAACTGA
- a CDS encoding NUDIX hydrolase: protein MKYCSVCGSLTVKKIPEGDNRERDCCENCGTIHYTNPKIIVGTIPYRGSAVLLCKRGIEPRYGKWTLPGGFLENGETVSQGAFRETLEETNTEVEMGELYAIYNVPQINQVYMLHLAKVISDDFSPTSESLEVQFFKEDEIPWDELAFPFVPMTLKNFFSDGKVGEYPLTTETIERKK, encoded by the coding sequence ATGAAATACTGCAGCGTGTGTGGTTCTCTGACGGTGAAAAAGATACCTGAGGGTGACAATAGGGAAAGAGACTGTTGTGAAAACTGTGGCACCATACATTATACAAACCCTAAAATTATTGTTGGGACTATACCTTATAGAGGCTCCGCAGTTCTCTTATGCAAAAGAGGTATTGAGCCTAGATATGGAAAGTGGACTTTGCCCGGTGGCTTCTTAGAAAATGGAGAAACTGTTTCACAAGGAGCTTTTAGAGAAACTCTTGAAGAAACGAATACAGAAGTAGAAATGGGCGAACTGTATGCCATCTACAATGTCCCTCAAATCAATCAAGTTTATATGCTTCATTTAGCAAAAGTTATTTCAGATGATTTTTCACCAACTTCGGAAAGTTTGGAAGTGCAGTTCTTTAAAGAAGACGAGATACCATGGGATGAACTAGCCTTTCCTTTTGTTCCAATGACTCTTAAAAACTTCTTTTCTGATGGTAAAGTTGGCGAGTATCCCCTAACTACTGAAACAATTGAGAGAAAAAAATAA
- a CDS encoding CoA pyrophosphatase, with protein MLDKIANKIQTYSGKPPVAELRKAAVLIAVTESNEPELIYTLRSNKVGTHGGEVSFPGGMYEKEDVDLENTALRETEEETGLDKTKVNVIGPIDTVVSRFNISVTPYVGLVPEDIVLNNNSEEIEACFRVPVKFLLEDKRHRNDEINRDGDKFFMPAYEYDSYIIWGLTAMMTVDFLNVALDANIDLKTKGN; from the coding sequence ATGTTAGATAAGATTGCGAACAAAATACAAACCTATTCTGGAAAACCGCCTGTAGCTGAGTTAAGAAAAGCGGCAGTGCTAATAGCTGTTACAGAATCTAATGAGCCAGAGCTCATATATACCTTACGCTCTAATAAAGTTGGCACACATGGAGGAGAGGTTTCATTCCCTGGGGGCATGTATGAAAAGGAAGATGTTGATTTAGAAAATACAGCGCTGAGAGAAACCGAGGAAGAAACCGGACTGGATAAAACAAAAGTTAATGTTATAGGACCCATCGACACAGTAGTTTCAAGATTTAACATCAGCGTAACGCCTTATGTGGGCTTAGTCCCTGAGGATATTGTATTAAATAATAATTCTGAGGAAATAGAAGCTTGTTTTAGAGTTCCTGTTAAGTTCCTTTTAGAAGACAAGAGGCATAGAAATGACGAAATTAATAGAGATGGAGATAAATTTTTTATGCCCGCCTATGAGTATGACTCTTATATAATATGGGGCCTTACAGCTATGATGACTGTCGATTTTTTGAATGTAGCTTTAGACGCAAACATAGATTTAAAAACAAAAGGTAATTAG
- a CDS encoding gamma carbonic anhydrase family protein, with the protein MLYRLGEHEPVIDGNFYVAESATVLGKVRLCNDSSVWFGAVLRGDTELITIGEGSNVQECSVLHTDMGFPLNIGKDVTVGHKVMLHGCTIGDGSLIGINSVILNGAKIGRGCLIGANSLITEGTEIPDGSLVMGSPGKVKGELNEDQQQGLILSAKHYVQNSKRFKSELQSLGK; encoded by the coding sequence ATGCTTTATAGACTTGGAGAACATGAACCAGTTATTGATGGCAATTTTTATGTTGCCGAGTCTGCAACTGTTTTAGGTAAGGTTAGATTATGTAATGATTCAAGCGTTTGGTTTGGTGCTGTTTTGAGAGGTGATACAGAACTAATTACAATAGGTGAAGGATCAAATGTGCAAGAATGTTCTGTTTTGCATACAGATATGGGATTTCCTCTAAATATAGGAAAAGACGTAACTGTTGGCCATAAAGTCATGTTGCATGGATGCACCATAGGTGACGGCAGTCTAATTGGAATAAACTCGGTAATTTTAAATGGAGCAAAAATTGGAAGAGGTTGTTTAATAGGAGCAAATTCTTTAATTACCGAGGGCACCGAAATACCCGATGGTTCTCTGGTGATGGGATCTCCTGGAAAAGTAAAAGGTGAGCTTAACGAAGATCAGCAACAAGGTTTGATCTTATCTGCAAAGCATTATGTACAAAACTCAAAAAGATTTAAATCTGAACTTCAATCCTTAGGTAAATGA